The genomic window GTTAGTGTCTCCCCACAGCGACTTGTATGCAATGGCCGCAACAATGCTGGTTTTATTGACAGGGAAACAACCCCAAGAATTAATTGATAACTACAATCTTACCTGGCAGTGGCGACGGGAAGTAAGCCTGAGTCCAATTTTGGCACAGGTATTAGATAAAATGCTATCTACCAGACCAAGCGATCGCTATCAATCAGCCCGTCAAGTCCTCCAAATCCTCAACCCGCCCCCAGCTAACTTTCCCCCAACTCAATATCCCACTGCACCAGAACCCACATCCGCCACCGTCGCCATCTCCCCACCTCCCCCATCTCGCTCATACCCCTCATCTCCCCCATCTCCTCAACCCACAAGCTGGTGGACACCAACAAAAACTTTCCTTGTGGCGGCGGCGGTAGCTGGTACTGTTGGATTACTTTGGTGGGGAGTGAATAGCAGGCGTGATGTCGGGGAAGTCAAACCTACTCCTACAGCCAGCCCAATTCCAACCAGCGATCAACCAACTGATCCCTTAGCACAATATTCACCAGCAGAACGGCAACGCAAAGAAAGATTAACCGATCGCCGTCAACAGTTGGGTATTAATGAGAAGTTCTACATTAACTTGGTGAATGAAGTTTTTTGGGACAGAAATCCCAGTTTACGGGGACGCACTCTCAGCGATGGCCCTGAAGATGAAAGTTTGCGGGCAGAATGGGATAAAACAGGCTCAGAATTACTGGAAAAACTAGCCCCATTAAGTGCCAATACACGCCGACAACTGGGAACTTACACAACTGCTGAACGCGATCGCTGGAAAGTGGAAGTCAACAAAATTAACGTTGGTAGTCGTTCTTTGCATGATTTGGGAGATGCTGCTTTTTTCAATGTATTCCCTGACCAGCGTGGTAAAAATTTTCGAGTTCAGCCGATTGGACAAGTTTGGTACGGTTTTGTTAGCGATAAACTCAGTGCTATCCTCGGCGGTAGCGCTTTTGAGAAACTTGTCTTTGAACCGGGCGCTATCAGCAAAACAGTCAACGGTACTCTCCAAGCTGGTGGTGGTAAAGTATTCATTGCTGGACTTGCCAAAGAGCAATCTCTGGATTTGAAGCTACAAGCAAATTCCCAAGTTTTGTTATCAGTCTATTCACCCTCTGGCAAAATCCAATTTTTAGAAGATTCTACCCAGCGCAGTTTATCAATTAAATTACCAGAAAAAGGATTTTACGAGTTTGTCGTAGTTTCTACAGCATCGAAACCAGTAGATTATCAACTCAGCATTACAGCACAAAATCCCACCCCTCCCCCATCGCCTACACCAACGCCCACGGAAACACCCACGCCAACTCCCACGCCAACTCCCACGTCCACCCGAATTCCTACACCAACACCAACACCAACTCCTACAGAAAGCGCCACTCCTACACCGACACCGACGCAGGAGACAACGCCTCAGTAGAGAGTTATCCTCTGCGTCTGGAACATCTCTACGTGAGATAAAAATTATGTCTGATCCACTACACCTAAACGCAACGCAATTCGCTTGTAATTCGTTGCTTCATAGGG from Nostoc sp. UHCC 0926 includes these protein-coding regions:
- a CDS encoding serine/threonine-protein kinase; translation: MNSIYCSKGHENSPGSRFCLQCGEKLLDTPMSYSIQPGLTLGDRYMIVRQIGQGGFGRTYLAEDVNRFRELCVLKEFSPQVQTAYIVQKAEELFEREASVLYKLQHPQIPRFRELLRMNLGGKEYLFLVQDYVEGETYNSLLNARIQQGLRFTEAEVRQLLLSILPVLEYIHSLGVIHRDISPDNLMLRTVDKLPVLIDFGGVKQVVATVASEYYQPGVVASSPSPTLLGKIGFAPPEQMQTGLVSPHSDLYAMAATMLVLLTGKQPQELIDNYNLTWQWRREVSLSPILAQVLDKMLSTRPSDRYQSARQVLQILNPPPANFPPTQYPTAPEPTSATVAISPPPPSRSYPSSPPSPQPTSWWTPTKTFLVAAAVAGTVGLLWWGVNSRRDVGEVKPTPTASPIPTSDQPTDPLAQYSPAERQRKERLTDRRQQLGINEKFYINLVNEVFWDRNPSLRGRTLSDGPEDESLRAEWDKTGSELLEKLAPLSANTRRQLGTYTTAERDRWKVEVNKINVGSRSLHDLGDAAFFNVFPDQRGKNFRVQPIGQVWYGFVSDKLSAILGGSAFEKLVFEPGAISKTVNGTLQAGGGKVFIAGLAKEQSLDLKLQANSQVLLSVYSPSGKIQFLEDSTQRSLSIKLPEKGFYEFVVVSTASKPVDYQLSITAQNPTPPPSPTPTPTETPTPTPTPTPTSTRIPTPTPTPTPTESATPTPTPTQETTPQ